A window of Streptomyces gilvosporeus contains these coding sequences:
- a CDS encoding GntR family transcriptional regulator, which yields MSTSEWVSTSMPYLTPREKGQPDAWGAEAAARGRRGSQRIVHAGEIAAPAEIAECLGIAEGEDVVVRRRMMYLDDVPCELTDTYYPVHIARGTRLAGTAKIPGGAVSLLAELGHTGTRVQEDVIARMPSGDERDALRTGAGEPVLQLTRVTLDGHDRPIQVDRMAMPGHLQRLRYEIRIG from the coding sequence GTGAGCACCAGCGAGTGGGTCAGTACCTCGATGCCGTACCTGACGCCCCGTGAGAAGGGGCAGCCCGACGCCTGGGGCGCGGAGGCTGCCGCCCGAGGTCGCCGGGGCAGCCAACGCATCGTCCATGCCGGGGAGATCGCGGCACCGGCCGAGATCGCGGAATGTCTGGGGATCGCCGAGGGCGAGGACGTCGTCGTACGCCGCCGCATGATGTATCTCGACGACGTGCCCTGCGAGTTGACCGACACCTATTACCCCGTCCACATCGCACGAGGAACCCGTCTGGCCGGGACGGCCAAGATTCCCGGCGGCGCGGTCTCGCTCCTCGCCGAACTCGGGCACACAGGCACCCGGGTGCAGGAGGACGTGATCGCCCGGATGCCCAGCGGCGACGAACGTGATGCCCTGCGGACCGGCGCGGGCGAACCGGTGCTCCAACTGACACGGGTCACGCTGGACGGCCACGACCGCCCGATCCAAGTCGACAGGATGGCCATGCCCGGACACCTTCAGCGGCTGCGCTACGAGATCAGGATCGGATGA
- a CDS encoding GntR family transcriptional regulator codes for MTVPRTEDDAYDRRSLHERIAADLRDEIMSGDLAPGANLPSTAQLKARFDASNATVQKALQLLKDERLVVGRAGAAVTVREHRQRTMRPASFMSPAGSGEQYPWLAEAAKHGERVRSELLEVAEAVPPSDVADALKLAERDTALLRRQILWIDDEPVELVKSFYPLAITRDTAMTERRRIKGGTPTLLAELGYPPRLSVDRVSARVPTQEQYEALRLPSNLPVLRTLRVVYSDHERPIEATVMVKAGHLYELQYEFTPE; via the coding sequence ATGACCGTGCCGAGAACCGAAGACGACGCGTACGACCGGCGGTCCCTGCACGAACGGATCGCCGCCGATCTGCGCGACGAAATCATGAGCGGCGACCTGGCCCCCGGCGCCAATCTGCCCTCCACGGCGCAGCTCAAGGCGCGGTTCGACGCCTCCAACGCCACTGTGCAGAAAGCGCTCCAACTCCTCAAGGACGAACGCCTCGTCGTGGGTCGTGCAGGAGCGGCGGTGACCGTTCGGGAACACCGGCAGCGGACCATGCGGCCCGCTTCCTTCATGTCACCGGCCGGCTCCGGCGAGCAGTACCCCTGGCTCGCCGAGGCCGCGAAGCACGGAGAGCGGGTACGTAGCGAGCTGCTGGAGGTTGCGGAGGCCGTGCCGCCCAGTGACGTCGCGGACGCCCTCAAGCTCGCGGAGCGCGATACGGCACTGCTCCGTCGCCAGATCCTCTGGATCGACGACGAGCCGGTCGAACTCGTCAAGTCTTTCTACCCGTTGGCCATCACGCGCGACACCGCGATGACCGAACGCCGCAGAATCAAGGGCGGCACACCGACCCTCCTGGCCGAACTGGGGTACCCGCCCAGGCTCAGTGTCGACCGGGTCTCCGCCCGCGTACCCACTCAAGAGCAGTACGAGGCCCTGCGCCTTCCCAGCAACCTGCCCGTCCTTCGAACCCTGCGCGTCGTCTACAGCGACCATGAACGGCCCATCGAGGCCACCGTCATGGTCAAGGCCGGCCATCTCTACGAGCTTCAATACGAGTTCACACCGGAGTGA